One window from the genome of Desulforamulus ruminis DSM 2154 encodes:
- a CDS encoding YpiB family protein produces the protein MIANTLAEKREFIIWFIRTNRLKKPEASRVLDFIKDNKNLLSRVQFTNKLSNQPDALLVSAVYTNTFPFDFRLSNVNYGSVDQVIHQLKTNPPKRLAIWLSFASPPHCRFCPRSKRKQLQASLTPDSQAQRLLVEAVRTVNQREAYRRTLLKKIDQALDEKNSQEFERLSQELRKLVYET, from the coding sequence GTGATAGCCAACACTTTGGCCGAAAAAAGGGAATTCATTATTTGGTTCATACGGACCAACCGTCTGAAAAAACCCGAAGCATCCAGGGTGCTGGATTTTATTAAAGACAACAAAAACCTATTGTCCCGGGTACAGTTTACCAACAAGTTGTCCAATCAACCCGATGCCCTTCTTGTTTCCGCGGTGTATACCAATACCTTCCCTTTTGATTTTCGTTTGTCTAACGTGAACTATGGTTCTGTGGATCAGGTAATTCATCAATTGAAAACCAATCCCCCCAAACGTCTCGCCATTTGGTTGTCCTTTGCCAGTCCCCCCCATTGCCGATTTTGCCCCCGTTCCAAACGAAAGCAGTTGCAGGCAAGCCTTACCCCGGATTCCCAAGCCCAGCGTTTACTGGTGGAAGCGGTCCGCACGGTCAATCAAAGGGAAGCTTACCGCAGAACGTTGCTGAAAAAAATTGATCAGGCACTGGATGAAAAAAATTCCCAGGAGTTTGAACGTCTTTCCCAAGAGCTTCGCAAACTGGTGTATGAAACATAG